A stretch of the Pseudochaenichthys georgianus unplaced genomic scaffold, fPseGeo1.2 scaffold_267_arrow_ctg1, whole genome shotgun sequence genome encodes the following:
- the LOC117442087 gene encoding olfactory receptor 52K2-like, whose amino-acid sequence MLEASLGGNSSHSSFLFGGFPALQHHQRLLVLVLLIGCYVTLLLGNCALLLVIGSVASLHSPMYLLIASLCAVDILVGTTIFPTTLLSLLFNWDRISLTGCLTQMFFTHFLSSLESTLLLAMALDRYVAICLPLRYNKIMNASVSAKLLLFALFRSGSVMGTLVGLAGSLWFCDSNTIRHCYCDHMALVSLACGDTERNRAAGLAVIIFFVGVDTPVIFFSYVKILSVVLRASASGEDRWKAFHTCGTHLMVMTCFYLVGSVSFLSPNINFPPDAHTFMGLMYILLPATINPIIYGVRTKEIRNGFLKIFKVRAKKLKSMKVKVSPAGKGKT is encoded by the coding sequence ATGTTGGAGGCGTCACTGGGCGGGAACTCATCCCACAGCAGCTTCCTGTTCGGAGGCTTCCCGGCACTTCAGCACCACCAACGGCTGCTGGTTCTGGTTCTCCTGATCGGCTGCTACGTAACTTTGCTCCTCGGAAACTGTGCTTTGCTGCTGGTGATCGGCAGCGTGGCGTCTCTCCACAGCCCCATGTACCTTCTGATCGCCTCGCTGTGTGCCGTGGACATCCTGGTGGGAACGACCATCTTCCCCACTACATTACTCAGCCTTCTGTTCAACTGGGACCGGATCTCTCTGACTGGCTGCCTCACACAGATGTTCTTCACCCACTTCCTGTCCTCGCTGGAGTCCACACTTCTTCTAGCCATGGCGCTGGATCGCTACGTGGCCATTTGCTTGCCGCTACGCTACAATAAGATCATGAACGCCTCGGTGTCCGCCAAACTGCTTCTGTTCGCGTTGTTTCGCAGCGGTTCAGTCATGGGGACTTTGGTTGGTTTGGCGGGATCTCTGTGGTTCTGCGACTCCAACACAATCCGCCACTGTTACTGCGACCACATGGCGCTGGTTAGCTTAGCGTGCGGCGACACGGAGAGAAATCGGGCGGCCGGACTCGCCGTTATTATCTTTTTCGTGGGCGTCGACACCCCGGTTATCTTCTTCTCCTACGTGAAGATCCTGAGCGTTGTCCTGCGGGCGTCGGCGTCCGGAGAAGACCGCTGGAAGGCGTTCCACACCTGCGGGACGCACCTGATGGTTATGACCTGCTTCTACCTGGTGGGCAGCGTCTCCTTCCTGTCGCCCAACATCAACTTCCCCCCCGACGCTCACACCTTCATGGGTCTGATGTACATCCTGCTGCCGGCCACCATCAACCCCATTATCTATGGAGTCCGCACCAAGGAGATCAGGAACGGATTCCTGAAGATCTTTAAAGTCCGAGCGAAGAAACTCAAGTCGATGAAGGTGAAGGTGTCTCCTGCTGGGAAAGGTAAAACTTGA